The DNA segment ATTAGCATCTCTCAGAGCTCCAGAGGCCACAGCTTTCTTTGCAACTGAACAACAATGAAATTTAAGGGGATGCTGATCAAgagttgttttctaaaaaaattgttaagataTTCCATCTTTCTATGTTTGCCTTCTTATTCTGTTGATGGTTTCAACCATTCTGAAAAACTATGCAGAACTAAGGATACAACTATGACAAATGAATTCAGGTCGGTAAGAATAAATCAAGTTGGAAATGATTTCAGTTGCTGCTAAGAAGGTGATAAATCAAGTTCTTGAAGAGAAGaggaaatggtaaaaataatctGCAGTCATCAATGTATCTACTTCAGATAGAATACTGATAACTTTCATATTTACCAAGTCAACTCTGTCCCAAACATTTCATCATTCAAGGAATTTTTTTGCATTGCACATGCTATTGTGAATCAGAAGGAAGCCATCATACCCCTTCATCTTCTTGTTTTCTCAGTTCAAGGAGGTGTTTGTATGTTACATCCTTTTCCCGGTATACAGCTACCAATTTCTTCTGTAAAGGAATCATACACTTATCTATGGCCCTCATCTCTTTCTTAACATGCCTAATTTCAGCCTTAACTGACAGGTGCTTCTCCTTTGTTCCATCCAAATCAATGCTGATATCCTACAGCAAGAGAAAATCAATACATAGACCTTAGGAgcatttcaaaataattaacaagttaaagaaaattcaagTAATATTCACTCAGGAAGACCATATTTCTACAGAATCAGTAATATATATAGGTTTAAAAAACCATATTTGGGGACTGTGGATCTTACTTTGATCTTGTTTAGTATAGCTTCTTTTGAACCCAAAGAATCCCAAGCCTTTCCCTTCAAGTTAGCAGTAGAGATCATGTTGTCTCTTTCCACCTCAAGCTCTTTGATCTCTCCCAACAGCTGCTTTCTCTCAGCTGAACTTCTTCTTACCCATAGCATCCCGGAGTACAATCCCATGATCTGTTGCAAACtcccaaataaattaaaaagaaaaaaaaaatctgcagaaaaagggggaaaaggtGAAAAGATCACAAACAATTTCAAAGGTTAATCTTACTCTAGAATTGAGCTTTTTCATAGACAAGCATGGATCAACCGCCCCCGTTTGGCTTACTTTTATTTCCCTAAGGAGCTTCTTCTCCTCGGCTATACTTTTGGTCTTATGCAGCATTTGGTGATGAA comes from the Vitis vinifera cultivar Pinot Noir 40024 chromosome 12, ASM3070453v1 genome and includes:
- the LOC104880842 gene encoding proton pump-interactor 1, which produces MEEANFIMKNLRDEWPVLGQIHQSYLVKFQSCEHQNVKTGIEETEKMIEKLDQDEDQIIEKLKKKLLDRDELNSLLKTLRYREEDFERSIVWKRGELHPLQVARDKLCSVNKAYEVGTICSGGELNTLSLHHQMLHKTKSIAEEKKLLREIKVSQTGAVDPCLSMKKLNSRIMGLYSGMLWVRRSSAERKQLLGEIKELEVERDNMISTANLKGKAWDSLGSKEAILNKIKDISIDLDGTKEKHLSVKAEIRHVKKEMRAIDKCMIPLQKKLVAVYREKDVTYKHLLELRKQEDEGV